A window of Colletes latitarsis isolate SP2378_abdomen chromosome 11, iyColLati1, whole genome shotgun sequence genomic DNA:
AATCCCGGGGTAGAAAAACATTGGAGTCTAAGATCGTTGAATTGTTGGGTCATACGAGTTGCAATGTGGGTCACGGTCAAGTAGttggctatacagggtgtttcattTATTTCAACTACcttaatattttgttttttttttaaggttATGTAAATGTTATAATTGTTGACTCCTTTCCAAGGTTATCCCCCCCTCCACCTCAGATTACAATCATCGATATTGTTCTAATTCTAACCGCATGTTTTTATTCTcgtggtaaaaaaaaaattgcatagtaattaataaacatttaCACGATCACATAAAGTAATAAGTAATATGtaggaatataaaaatatattcgaacGAATAGGATATTTAATCTTTGTATAAATTCAGGTACGTTTTCACGTGAGTAAAACGCTGTTGCTCGTCGATAACAGCAATACTTATCCGATTACACAAATTCTTAGAATGATTCTAGACTGTTCGCCGAAACGCTGACACTGCATTCCGTGTTTAGAAGATAAAGTGTTTCCAACGGTTGAATGAAAAGTAGAAAGTTTCTGGCGAACGTCAGAAGTCTGCATCTTAAAAATATTGCAGCACAGAATCAGTGCCATTGACGGTCCATTTTTGAGCTCCTGACTACAATTTAAAGAAAATATACCTAGAATAGTTATTATTCGTGAACAATTATAGTAAAAGTTGTAAAatctatacaaaataaatatccGCGACACAATTTACTTGTTGCATGACACTACGGTTAAGAATCACTGGtttaaataaacgttaatttagTCAATAAGTAGGTGTACTTCGTTCGTCCGTGTCTACCTTCACGTAATGCATCGCGCAACTCGTGAAAGGTGATACTTAAACTCTTCCTGTTTTGTTTTTGTATTCTCGAGCGATCTTTACAAGGAATCACTATCTATTATTCAACTATCAACTATCGACTATAATAATTCAGTTACCCGGGATAATTAACGAGTACGGGAACCGTGATTTGGTAAATAACATGATTACTTGTCTGTCACGGAAACGACTGTTTTTCCGCAACGGTTACAAGTGTCCTTTGTTAATTATCGCAAACAAGAATCTTTTTGGGTCAAAGGTCTGTAATAGAAAAATTGGATGAACGTGAGTACGATTTTTAAAAAGGGAAGGCATCGTTTGAAACCGACTGGTCAGACATCTAGTAGCTGCACGTGGAATTAATACGAAGGTAAACATATTGCAAGAGATTTTCGATATATCGAGTGTGAGAGACAGCTACGTCCTTGATAACGACGATTTTTGTTCATACAGGCTACCGTTGATCACCACACGAAGGAAACCAATTTTCTCGGGATATTTATCGCATCGATGAAACTGTATTCCTTCCTTTTACGCTGTTTACAGCGTAGTTTCGTAAGTATTTTCTTGTCACGGGACGTCATTAAACCTCGTTCTTTTTCTCCACCCGTACACCAGATGGCAACACTTTCGCAAATATtttcgtttgtttacttttaaatCGTAGCGATGAGCATGAAACACGTCACCTCAAGAAATACAAAATTCTCGATCCctgcaaaatttaaaaaaagataaACACCCTCAAATCGAGCTATTGATGTTTCAGAGCTATGTTTAATCACTCCCTATTCGTCTATAACGTACGAAAATGTTTAACGTGTCCCCGTatcgatcctgtaaaatatcaccGTGATGTTCCGTTAAAAAGATACTTTTTTTTTGCGATAAAGCCTGTGGAATCACAACGGGGACTCGACACCGTCAATCTTGAGCACTTAAAGCCGGAAGTGGTGCTCAGCGAGAACAATCGGAAGTTGTTTATCGAGAGGCTTAAGACTCGTAAACCCGTAAAGGCATTGGACGAGAATGTGAATCGTGCTGCTGTTTTGGTGCCATTGTGCAAGCACAAAGGTGAACTGGGGTTTCTGTACACCTTGAGATCCACAAAAGTGACCTCAAACCGCGGACAAGTATCTTTTCCAGGCGGAATGTACGACAAGGAGGATCTTAACCTTCAAGAAACCGCATTGCGCGAGACCTGGGAGGAACTTAAAATTCCGAGGGAAAAGGTTGACGTTTGGATTTCCGGTAACTTGATCGATAAGAAAAATGTACATGTAATGCCTGTTTTCGGTTATATTGGCGATATCGAGCCGGAAAAGCTTCAGATTAACACGAACGAAGTGGAAGAAGCTTTCATTCTCAGTTTAAAAAACCTGTGCGACCTCTCGTTATGTCGATATACGCAGTTTCGTGACTGTTATACTCTTCCGGTTTATTTAGGCGGGAAACACCGCGTTTGGGGTTTCACGGCAATGGTAACACACATGATCCTAAACGCTTTAGTACCTGACGCCTATAAGCATAAGCTCGTATACATACAACCAATTTTGCCAAAGATTAAGAGTACACTTAAGAATAATGTTGACTTGTGAGGTTATAATGATATTACTTAACTCTGTACTTTTCATTCTCAGTTTATATGTATAATTTCGCTGATAGCATAAAGGATTGAAGAAATTGTTATCcctcttttcttaaaaattagtaatATGTTTTGTAACTATATAATTATTACTTATCAGTGTCGTGTAAATTTTATCTCTGAATAATAAACACTCCACGCGCGATTTTTCTCAGGTTAAATAGATCTGTTAACGAATTTTAATTTATGAATTAATGAAGGTACCATTAACGAAAGTTTAcgaatgaataaaaaatttgtatttattattcggaaataaaatttgtcgacCACTGCTTAGAATGCGGTTAGATTTAATATACTTGTAAAATTCGTTTATGGTGTTTGGTTTGGCACTATAAGCGCTAACAAGAACAAAGCAATGACGTCACTTCCATGTCACGACTCACAAATGTTTATTACAAAAAGTGTATTTATTGCAATACCTTCATTTTCTTCCCTCCATTGATTTATTAatggtaaataaaattaataaaattctttaCGATTTCAAAATTCCTATTGTCTAATAGAAATCACCATAGGATTAAGTAAATTTGTTAATATATGAATTAATATTTCTCGTTAAAGATATTAATTGCAAGGGAAGTCACGTGTTTTTGATTACTTTCGATTACTTTCGTTTTGTGCAACGAGAGTCGATGTTTTCTTGTATACTCGACGCTATGGCGCGTATCAATGAATGTTGTGTAAATAATAAATGAGAACAAATTGAGTAATTGTATAAATAATAGAGAAGATTGTAAAACATGGCGGTTGTAATAGAAACTACCGTAGGAGATTTTACTGTTGATTTGTACACAGACGAACGTCCGCAAAGTAAGTACGATCTGAGAATTGAGGTTAAGAAATTGTTCGCCATAATACGAAAGTTAATCTAAGAATCTGATTATCGATAATGGTACTaatataaacaatatttttcagcatgtcgaaattttctaaaattatgCAAATTAAAGTATTACAACTGGAACTTGTTccattctgttcagggcaacttTATTGCTCAAACTGGAGATCCTACTGGCACTGGGAAAGGGGGAGAGAGTGTCTATGGGATTATATTAGGCGAAAAAGCACGATATTACGAGGCAGAACAAATGCCAAAGATAAAACACGACAGAAGTGGTTTATTGTCAATGGTTAATTGCGGCAATAATATGCTTGGATCTCAATTCTTTGTTACCCTCGCACCTGAGCTCCAATCTTTAGATGGGGAACATTGCGTATTTGGTGAAATTACAGAGGGTTTagagattatttttaaattcaatgaAACAATATGTGATGGAGATCACAGACCATACCAAGATatacgtatttctcatactgttaTTTTAGAAGATCCTTTCGAAGATCCCAAAGATTTTGTTGTTCCTGATAAAAGTCCACCACCTACAAAAGAATGTTTAATGGTATAATCTTTTCATCGTATACTGTAAGAgttctgaaatattttttataacaatGGATAAACCTGTTTGTAGAGCGATAGAATTGGAGCAGATGAAGTAATAGATGATACAGCCGGTATGACTGTCGAAGAAATCACAGAGATGCAAAAAGAGAAGGAGGCCAAGGCGAGAGCTACGATTTTGGAAATTGTGGGTGACATTCCAGATGCAGAGATGGCACCTCCTGAAAATGTTCTCTTTGTTTGTAAATTGAATCCTGTCACAAATGATGACGAtcttgaaattattttcagcaGATTTGGGAAAATTATTGGGTAcactaaataatttttataattttattcatcACATATATTTTTTCCTTGTATTCGTTATATTTATTTTCCCTTTCAGTTGCGAAGTTATTAGAGATCGACAAACTGGAGATTCTCTACAATACGCGTTTATCGAGTTTGCAGAGCGCAAAAGCTGCGAGGAAGCTTATTTTAAGATGGACAACGTGTTAATCGATGACCGCCGCATACATGTAGACTTCTCGCAGTCAGTAGCCAAAATGAGATGGAGGGGTAAAGGCAAAGGAATACAGTACTTTGACGACAAAAATGAGGAACTGGACAATGGAAATCGAAAAAAAGTGAGTTCGAGAAACAGAAAGAGAGATGAAACTGACGACGAATTAGGAGATCGTAGGCAAAATGAGACGAAGTACCAAGAGGATGTAATGGATCACAGGAAACACGAACGCAGGAAAGAGTCAAACAAGGAAGACTCGGAGTACTCGCGAAATGGAGCAAGGTATGCGGAGAAAGAGAAATATAGAGTAGGAAAATATCGCGATGGTTCGCGCGAAAGAAACGATTACGAcgtcaaacgaaaaaaagcaagAAAACACAGGAGCAAGGACAGAAGCAGAGGTCGAAGTCGAGATAGAAGCAAGGATAGAGATCGAAGTAAAAAGGACATTCATAAAGAGCATAGGCACAATAAAAAATACGATAGCGAGAAAAAGAGAAAGGATAGGGATAGTTCTAGTTCCGACAGCGATAGTTCGAGACACGGAAAACACGAAGAAAAACATTTGAATTACAAAAAGAAGCGTAACAGAGATCGCTCCGCAGAGAGATACAGAAAATCGGAAAAGTACAagcagaaaagaaaataatgtaaataatgTAATATTCACCTATAATTGTTTCGAATTTTCATTGACGCAAATTTAGTCGTGCACAcgt
This region includes:
- the LOC143348359 gene encoding mitochondrial coenzyme A diphosphatase NUDT8 encodes the protein MKLYSFLLRCLQRSFPVESQRGLDTVNLEHLKPEVVLSENNRKLFIERLKTRKPVKALDENVNRAAVLVPLCKHKGELGFLYTLRSTKVTSNRGQVSFPGGMYDKEDLNLQETALRETWEELKIPREKVDVWISGNLIDKKNVHVMPVFGYIGDIEPEKLQINTNEVEEAFILSLKNLCDLSLCRYTQFRDCYTLPVYLGGKHRVWGFTAMVTHMILNALVPDAYKHKLVYIQPILPKIKSTLKNNVDL
- the LOC143348357 gene encoding peptidyl-prolyl cis-trans isomerase sig-7, whose protein sequence is MAVVIETTVGDFTVDLYTDERPQTCRNFLKLCKLKYYNWNLFHSVQGNFIAQTGDPTGTGKGGESVYGIILGEKARYYEAEQMPKIKHDRSGLLSMVNCGNNMLGSQFFVTLAPELQSLDGEHCVFGEITEGLEIIFKFNETICDGDHRPYQDIRISHTVILEDPFEDPKDFVVPDKSPPPTKECLMSDRIGADEVIDDTAGMTVEEITEMQKEKEAKARATILEIVGDIPDAEMAPPENVLFVCKLNPVTNDDDLEIIFSRFGKIIGCEVIRDRQTGDSLQYAFIEFAERKSCEEAYFKMDNVLIDDRRIHVDFSQSVAKMRWRGKGKGIQYFDDKNEELDNGNRKKVSSRNRKRDETDDELGDRRQNETKYQEDVMDHRKHERRKESNKEDSEYSRNGARYAEKEKYRVGKYRDGSRERNDYDVKRKKARKHRSKDRSRGRSRDRSKDRDRSKKDIHKEHRHNKKYDSEKKRKDRDSSSSDSDSSRHGKHEEKHLNYKKKRNRDRSAERYRKSEKYKQKRK